The stretch of DNA CGCGGCGAATTCGCGCAGCACGGGGTGCACGCTGGGCGCGTTCTTCATCACCGGGCCATCCTCGGTCAGGTGCGCCACGGCGTCCAGGCGGAAACCATCCACCCCCATGTCCTGCAGCCAGTAGCGCGCGATGTTCTGCGCTTCGCGCCGCACGGCCGGGTTGCGGTAGTCCAGGTCCGGCATCTCACGGACGAACAGGCCGAAGTAGTACTCGTCGCGGTTGTACGAGCGATGCCAGATCTCCTGCCCCCAAGGCCCGCGGCCTTCCGGCTTCGTCGGCGAAAGGCCGTACCACAACCGGTACGGGGAGTTGGGGTCGATGAGCGCCTGCTTGAAATACGGGTGGTCGCTGGAGCTGTGGTTCAGCACCAGGTCCACCAGAACGCGGATGCCGCGGCGGTGCGCCTCGGCCACGAGCCGCTTGAAGTCGTCGTTGGTGCCGTAATCGCGCTCCACCCGGTAGTAGTCCACCACGTCGTAGCCGTGGTAGCTGGGCGATTCCGCGATGGGCATCAGCCAGATGCAGTTGGCGCCCAGGTCGCGGCGCGACGCGGCGTCGCCGTCGTTGATGTAGTCCAGCTTTTCCGTCAGCCCGTTCAGGTCGCCGATGCCGTCGCCGTCGCTGTCGTAGAAGGAGCGGACGAACACCTCGTAGCAGACCGTGTTGTGGCTCCACCACGGGCGCTGCGCCGCCTGTGTGTGCGCGGCGGCGGGGACGCCCGCGAGCAGGGCGGCGAATACGGCGGCGGTACGCTTCATCAGGTTCCTCACGGGGTGGCGCGGCGCGGATGGCGCCGGTGAAAGTCGTTGCGGGGCCGGCATCTATCGGGACGGACCGGCGGACGGGCGGGCGAAGAGCCAGCGGTACGCGGCGGGAAACTCGCGGCGCCAGAACCACTCCGCGTGCTCGCCGTCCGCGCGCAGCCCGGCGTACACGTCCGCGGCGGGGAAGCCGGCGGCGGCCAGCGAGTCCGCCATGCGCCGGTGGTCGTTCGCGTAGATGAGCGGCGTGTCGCCTTCGCGCTCGCCGGTGACCATGTAGATGCGCGGCTTCGGGCCGGGCGCGGCGCGCGGAAGGGCGTAGATCTGCGGCGCGAACCAGAACGCGGGGGAAAACACGCCCGCGCGGCCGAACACCTCCGGATGGCGCAGCGCGGCGTACAGGGAGATGAGCCCGCCCATGCTGGAGCCCATCACGCCCGTATTCTCGCGCTCCGGCCGTGTTCGATAGTGGCTGTCGATGAACGGCTTGAGCGTCGAGGCGAGAAAGTCCGCGTACGCCTCCCCTTCTCCGCCGCCGTACCGCGTGTTGCGCCACGGAGAGTACTCGTCCAGCCGCCGCGCGCCGCCGTTGTCCACGCCCACCACGATGACGCCGGGATCGCCCGCGGCGCGCAGGCTGTCGAGCGCCTCGTCCACGCCCCACTCGCCCGCGAAGCTGGTGGCCGCGTCGAACAGGTTCTGCCCGTCGTGCATGTACAGGACGGGAAAGGAATCCGTCGAGGAGGCGTAGTCCGGCGGCAGGTAGATCCACACCCGCCGCGTGCGCCCCAGTTGCGGGATGGCGAACGCCGTGTTGAGCACGGAGACGGAGCGCGACGCGGTGGAGCGGCGCGGTGCGCGCGTGGCCGGGTTCACCCAGGCGGCGACCGCGCCGGTGTACGTCGCCGCGCCCGTGGCGGGAACGGTGAAGGTACGGTTGGGCGCGTCGCCGCCGGCGCTGTCCGCCTCGGCTGCGTCCCACGAGCCGCGCGTGAACTTGAACGAGACCGGCCCGCGCACCTCGTCCGGGAGCGTGAGCGTGAGCGTGTACGCGCCCTCCGCCGCGTGCAGCCGGTACGCGGGCGCGGCGGGGTTCCATCCGTTGAAGCTCCCTGCCACATACACCGGCGCATCCGCCGGCGTCGTCGCGGGAACCGCGACCCGCAGCGTCAGCTGCGCGCTCGCGGGAGCGGCGGCCAGCAGCAGCGCCGCGGCCGCGATCCGCGCGGCGGACCCGCTTCCCTTCATCCCCAGTGCCCTCAGCGGACGGCGCGGATGCGGACGGCTTGGCCGCCGCCGGGGGCCAGCAGCATGCTCAGCGTGGTCGCCGAGGTCACGTCCTGGCGGCGGATGGCGACGGGGAGCGGATTGTCGCGCCAGTTGGCGTCCGGGCCGTCGGCGTAGATCTCCGCCACGTACCGCTGTCCGGGGGTGAGGAAGCTGAGCGGAATGGCGAAGTTGCGCCCTTCCTCGTCCGTGATGGCGCCCAGGAACCAGTCTTCCGCGCCGCGCTGCTTGCGCGCGACGACCACGTAATCGCCCACGCGGCCCTCCAGCACGCGCGTGGTGTCCCAGTCCACCGCCACGTCGCGGATGAACTGAAAGGCGGGCTGCCCGGCGTAGTTTTCCGGCAGGTCCGCCGCCATCTGCATGGGCGAGTACAGGACGACGTACAGCGCCAGCTGCTTGGCCAGCGTGGTGCGCGGGCGCGCCTCGTCCGGGCGGCGCGGCGTGCCGGTGGGGCGCTGGATGAGCAGGTCGAAGATGCCGGGGGTAAAGTCCATGGGCCCGGCCAGCATGCGCGTAAAGAACAGGATGGTTTCGTGCTCCGGCGGGTTGCCGCCTTCCCCGCCCCACGCGTTGTACTCCATGCCGCGCGAGCCTTCGCGCGACAGGTAATTGGGCCAGGTGCGGCGCTCGCCGGTGTCCTTGATGGGCTCGTGCACGTCCAGCATGATGCCGTAGCGCGCGGCGGTTTCCATCACCCGGCGGTGGTGGCGCACCATGTACTGGCCTTGGTGCGCGTGCCCTTCTTCCGTGCGGTCACCCACGTATCCAGTCTTGACCGCGCGCACGCCGACGCGGCTGTACAGCGCCATGGCGGAGTCCAGCTGCCGCTCATAGTTGCCGATCTTGGTGGCCGTTTCGTGGTGGCCGATGAGCGTGAGCCCGCGCTCCCGCGCGTATGCCGCCAAGCCGGGAAGGTCGAAGTCCGGATACGGCTGCGTGAACGAGAAGGTGGCCTGCATGGTGTTGAACCAGTCCTCGTCCCACCCCAGGTTCCACCCCTCCACCAGCGTACCGCCCAGCCCGTTGGCCGCGGCAAAGTCCAGGTACTGCCGCGTGTTCGCCGTCGTCGCGCCGTGGATGGGTCCCTGCCCCCACGTTTGCGTGTTGACGTGCATCCCCCACCAGATGCCGTTGTACTTCATCGGCGTGATCCACCGCGTGTCGGCGATGCGGCTGGGCGGGTTGAGCTTGAGGGTGAGGACGGAGGGGGCCAGGTCTTCCGGCCGGTCCGCCAACTGGATGGTGCGCCACGGGGTGACGAACGGCGCCCGGCCGCGCACCGCCACGCCGTCCGCCCAGCGGGCCAGCGTGCTGCGGAGCGTGCGGTCGCCGGTGCGCGCCAGGTACATGCCGGCGTAGTCCACCAGGTTGGCTTCGTGGATGACGACCTGCACGCCGTTGCTCATCTGCAGCGTCAGCGGCGTCTGCACGCTGTCCAGCCGGCTGACGGGGCCGGAGGAGTACAGGATCTCCTGCCGGTCCGGCTCGGGGCGGTTGGAGGGGATCCACCATGCGCGCGCGTTGTCGGCAAGGGCGAACTCGGTGAGCTCCTCCATCATCTCGAAGTCCGCGAAGCCCGGGCTTTCCGCCACCTCGTAGCGAAAGGCGACGCCGTCCTCGAAGGCACGGAAGACGACCGCGAAGCGGCGGTTGGGCGCGCGGTCCTCGGCCACGTTCACGCGCAGTTCGTTGTGGCGGTCGCGCACGCGCGCCACCTCGCCCCAGGGCTGCGTCCACGTCTGGTCCGCGGAATCGCGCGCGCTGCCGGCAATGCGCAGCCCGGCGCGCAGCGAATCCGCGCCGCGAAAGGCGAAGCCCAGGCGCGACGCGTTCAGCACCGGCTGTCCGTCGCGGCGCACGCCATAGTACAGCCCGCCGTCGCGCACCATGACGGAGATCTCGTTGCGCCCGTCCGGCGACCGCACCCGCAGCGTGTCCTGCGCCTGCGCGGCGGACGCGCACACCATCGCCGAAGCCGCCAGCGCGCGGGCCAGCAAGCGCACCCTTCCGTACATCCGCATTCTCCTCGATCCGTGTCGTAAGCCGGCGCCCGCTGGCGCCGGTCAATCAACCGTCGTCCCGAGGGACGACAAAACGCGCCGCGGTCAGCGCTCCGAACCATCCGTCACCCCGGGAACGGCGGACGCATCCGCGGCTCGTGCGGATGACGCCTCACCCAGGAGCGGAGGGACGCTCCGAGATGGGTCCGAAAACCGTCCGTCGCGCCCGACGCGGCGGGACGCGCGAAGCTGGCGCCTGAAAGCCATCCGCCGGCTGGGGACGGCGGGCGCGTCCGCGGGTTGCCGCCACGCGTGAGGGATTCGCGCCCGTAGGGCCGAGAACCCGGTTCGCGCGTGCATCGAACCCGCTCCACAAACTCAACCATGGCGCGAACCGGGGGCTCGGCGCCGTTGGCAACAGCTGTATCGTTGCCTACGGCGCGCGAAGCCCGACCCGGAGCGCAGCGGAGGGGCACGCCCAGGGAAGTGCGTGAGTGCTGGGTGCGTGAGTGCGTGAACAGCAGTGCTCAGTGCCCGGTGCTCAGGGTCCAGTCCGGCGATTCGTCACCACTCACAAAAGGAGACGCGGGGCGGTCAGACCCCGCGTCCCGATCGCGCTCTCCCGGGACATCCCCGGAGAGCGCGGGACAACCGTCAGTACCCGGGGTTCTGCTTGAGCAGCGGGTTGGCCAGCAGCTCCGAAGACGGAATGGGATACAGGTTCAGGAACGCCGCCGTGGTGCGCCCCGCCTGCGTGCCGCCCTTCCACGTCCACACGCCGTTTTCAGTGAACTGGTTATATCGCACCAGGTCCGTGCGGCGGTGCGCCTCCCAGAACAGCTCGCGCGCCCGCTCGTCCAGAATGAAGCCCAGCGTGAGCTGCGCGTCGGCGATGTTGCCCGCCGCGCTGCCGTACGCGCGCTGCCGCAGCGCGTTCACGTAGGTGAGCGCCTGCCCGCGGGTGCCGCCGCCGCCGCGCAGCACCGCCTCGGCGTACATCAGGTACGCGTCGGCCAGGCGGAACATGGGAAAGTCCGTGTCCGGAAAGCTGGCGCTGGCGCCCGGCGCGCCGGACGACGTCACGTTGCGGTACTTGGGCGCGCCCGGCCCCTGCGTGAAGTTGCTCAGGTCGGCGATGGCCATGGAGTCCTGGCCGCGCGTAAAGAAGACGCGCGAACGCCGGTCCGGCCCGCCGCTGCCGCCGGGGAACAGGCGGAACAGCTCCGGACGCGCGCGCAGGCCGCCCCACCCGCCGTCCACGCCGTAGTCCGCCGCGTTCATGGCGCCGCCGATGGAGGCGTGCACCAGAAAGGTCATGCCGCCCCACGTGCGGGTGCTCTGCCCGTCGAACGGCACCGGAAAAATCATCTCCGGCGACGTGTGGTTGTCCGCCAGAAAGAGGTGCTGGTAGCTGGGGTCCAGCTGGTACGCGTTGCTGGTGATGACGGCCTCGGCGGCCGCGCGCGCCTCGGCGTAGCGCGGGGTGCCGGTGTACACTGCGGCGTTCAGGTACACCTTGGCCAGCAGCATCTGCAGCGCACCCTGGTCCGCCCGGCCGTACTGCGCCTCGCCCACGGTCGGAAGGTCGCCCTTGATCTCGTTCAGCTCGGCGACGATGAAGTCGAAGATCTCCTGCCGCGTGTTCTGCGCGGGGGGCTCCACCCCGGTGCGGTCCTCGCGCACCAGCGGAATGGGGCCGTACAGGTCCATGCCGTGCCAGTAGCTGAGCGCGCGCAGAAAGCGCGCTTCGGCGCGGTACTGCTTCACCAGCGTGCGCAGCTCCGGGCTGGCGTTGCGCGACGCCAGCTTGGCGTCCGACGCTTCGCGCAGGAACTCGTTGGCCAGCGCCACCTGAAAGAAGATGCGGTAGTACAGCGCCGTGGTGAACTGGTTGGCCGGCCCCCACTGCTGCCGGTTCAGTTCGGGGAGCCCCGCGTCGCCCCACCCCACCACCGCCTCGTCCGTGGGCAGCTCCTCCAGTTGCCACAGCTGGCGGACGTACTGCGAGAATCCCTCGTCCACCCCGGCCACGTCGCCGGCGCCGTCAGGCCCCTGCTGCCCGGTGACGGACAGGCCCGCGTACAGCTTGGCCAGAAAGGCCTGGTACGCGCCGGGGTCGTTGAAGACGGTGCCGCCGCTGACGGTGCTCACCGGTTCCGTGGTGATGTCGGTGCAGCCCGCCGCGCCCAGGAGCAGGCCGGCCGCCACCGCGAGCACTCTGCATGACTTGCTGTTCATGGCTGTTCCTTCTCGTCCGTGTAGAAGTGCCCGCTCAGAACCCGAGGCTCACGCCGGCCGAAAAGGTCCGGGAGCGCGGGTAGATGTTGTTGTCGATGCCGTTGAGCCCCGCCGTGGGGTCCACGCCGCTGTAGCCGGTGACGGTAAAGGCGTTCTGCACGGTGCCGTACACGCGCGCCCGCTGCACCCCGCGCACGACGGGGAGCGTCCAGCCCAGCGTGACGTTGTCCATGCGCAGGAACGACGCGTCTTCCACGTACACGTCCGAAAAGAACTGCGGCGCCATGAAGCCGTATTCCAGCACCGAGGCGTGCAGGTTGGTGAGGCCGCCCGCGTTCTTGAGGGCGTTGTAGTAGCCCTGGTTGCTCGCCTGGTTGTTGTAGACGTAGTTGCCCAGGTTGGCGCGCAGGGTAAAGCTCAGGTCCAGGCTGCGGAAGCCGAACTGCGAGGTGTGGCCGAACAGCCACTCCGGGGCCGGGCTGCGGAAGGCGGCGCGGTCGTCCTGCGTGATCTTGCCGTCCTCGTTGCGGTCCTGGTACAGGTCCAGGTCGTCCAGCGTGCCGTCGCCGTTGACGTCGGAGTAGACCGGCCGGCCGCGGCTGTCGCGGTTGTGGTGGTAGACAAAGAACGAGTTGATCGGGTTGCCCGGCTGCAGCACCTGGATGCGGCTGCCCTGCCCGCCCGCGATGTCGCCCACCTCGATGGTCTGCGATCCGGAGCCCGCGTTCACCCGCAGCAGCTCGTTGTGGTTGCGCGCCGCGTTGAAGCTGGCGTCGTAGCGGAAGCCGTCGCGGCCGCCGTCCAGCACGCGGGCATTGATGCTGAACTCCACGCCCTGGTTGCGCACGCTGCCCACGTTGGTGGTTACGAAGTTGGACACGTAGGTGCCCGCCGCCACCGGGACGCGGAAGATCAGGTCGTCCGTGTCCTTGTGGTAGTATTCCACCGCGCCGGTCAGGCGGTCGTTGAACAGGCCGTAGTCAAGGCCCAGGTTGTACGAGGTCGTTTCTTCCCACTTGATGTCGGGGTCCACCGCCGTGGGGCGGATGGTGGTGACGAACTCGTTGCCGAACTGCACCCGGGTAAAGGCGTCGCCGTAGCGGTAGTCGGGCACCCACAGGTAGTCGCCGATGGCCTGGTTGCCGTTCACGCCCCACGAGCCGCGCAGCTTGAGGTCCGACACCCACTCCACGTTGTCCATGAAGCCCTCGTCCGACACGCGCCAGGCCAGCGCCGCGGCGGGAAAGGTGCCCCACTGGTTGCCGGGCGCAAAGCGCGACGAGCCGTCGCGGCGCACGCTCAGCGTAAGCAGGTAGCGGTCGGCCAGCGTGTAGTTCACCCGGCCGAAGAACGAGGCCAGCTTGTTGTCGCGCACGCTCAGCCGCGACACCACTTCCTGGGCGGAGGGCACGCCGTTGGGGCCCAGCAGGTCGGTGCTCAGCCCGCGCGCCTGAAAGAAGGGCGACTCGGCGTGCGTGCTCTCGTACGAGTAGCCCGCCGTGGCGTCGATGTCGCTGTTCCACCGCGCGATGCGGCTGGTGTAGTTGGCGAACGCGTCGATGACGCCGGTGTTTTCGTCCGGGGTGCTGCGGCTGATCTGGCCCGTGGGGCACGGCGGATCGGACGCGCCGCGCGAGCAGGTGGTGCGGTTTTCAATCTGCGCCTGCAGCGTGCTGGGCAGGAATCCGCGGCGCTCCGACTGCGCGGCGTCGTAGCCGATGCGCAGCGTGGCTGCGATCTGCTCCAGGAAGGGAAGGCGGTACTGCGCCTCCAGGCTGCCGATGCTGCGGTACGTGGTGCCGTCGTCCAGTGCCAGCGCCAGCTCCGCCACCGGGTTGTTGGGCGCCAGCGGCAGGCTGGAGGGCTGCTCGAACCAGCCGCCCTGCGCGTTGCGGATGGGCTGCGTGGGGTCGAACACGGT from Longimicrobium terrae encodes:
- a CDS encoding RagB/SusD family nutrient uptake outer membrane protein produces the protein MNSKSCRVLAVAAGLLLGAAGCTDITTEPVSTVSGGTVFNDPGAYQAFLAKLYAGLSVTGQQGPDGAGDVAGVDEGFSQYVRQLWQLEELPTDEAVVGWGDAGLPELNRQQWGPANQFTTALYYRIFFQVALANEFLREASDAKLASRNASPELRTLVKQYRAEARFLRALSYWHGMDLYGPIPLVREDRTGVEPPAQNTRQEIFDFIVAELNEIKGDLPTVGEAQYGRADQGALQMLLAKVYLNAAVYTGTPRYAEARAAAEAVITSNAYQLDPSYQHLFLADNHTSPEMIFPVPFDGQSTRTWGGMTFLVHASIGGAMNAADYGVDGGWGGLRARPELFRLFPGGSGGPDRRSRVFFTRGQDSMAIADLSNFTQGPGAPKYRNVTSSGAPGASASFPDTDFPMFRLADAYLMYAEAVLRGGGGTRGQALTYVNALRQRAYGSAAGNIADAQLTLGFILDERARELFWEAHRRTDLVRYNQFTENGVWTWKGGTQAGRTTAAFLNLYPIPSSELLANPLLKQNPGY
- a CDS encoding glycoside hydrolase family 97 protein, encoding MYGRVRLLARALAASAMVCASAAQAQDTLRVRSPDGRNEISVMVRDGGLYYGVRRDGQPVLNASRLGFAFRGADSLRAGLRIAGSARDSADQTWTQPWGEVARVRDRHNELRVNVAEDRAPNRRFAVVFRAFEDGVAFRYEVAESPGFADFEMMEELTEFALADNARAWWIPSNRPEPDRQEILYSSGPVSRLDSVQTPLTLQMSNGVQVVIHEANLVDYAGMYLARTGDRTLRSTLARWADGVAVRGRAPFVTPWRTIQLADRPEDLAPSVLTLKLNPPSRIADTRWITPMKYNGIWWGMHVNTQTWGQGPIHGATTANTRQYLDFAAANGLGGTLVEGWNLGWDEDWFNTMQATFSFTQPYPDFDLPGLAAYARERGLTLIGHHETATKIGNYERQLDSAMALYSRVGVRAVKTGYVGDRTEEGHAHQGQYMVRHHRRVMETAARYGIMLDVHEPIKDTGERRTWPNYLSREGSRGMEYNAWGGEGGNPPEHETILFFTRMLAGPMDFTPGIFDLLIQRPTGTPRRPDEARPRTTLAKQLALYVVLYSPMQMAADLPENYAGQPAFQFIRDVAVDWDTTRVLEGRVGDYVVVARKQRGAEDWFLGAITDEEGRNFAIPLSFLTPGQRYVAEIYADGPDANWRDNPLPVAIRRQDVTSATTLSMLLAPGGGQAVRIRAVR
- a CDS encoding SusC/RagA family TonB-linked outer membrane protein, which gives rise to MALARQLLLALVFALLGTAGLSAQNSPGTIAGRVVDAATQEPLAGAGVSVASRNATTGPDGRFSIAGIPAGSYTVRVSRISYTPATQSVTVAAGGTATVEIALTPGQAVVLESVVAVGYGQRRVRDVTGSVAAVSPGEFNTGRVVSPEQLIQSKVAGVQVVDNGEPGGGMNIRIRGGTSVNASNEPLFVVDGVPLAAGGGLSAGRNPLNFINPNDIARVTVLKDASSTAIYGSRGANGVVIIETKTGTQGANFEYSNSFSTSRIVGEPDFLSTEQFRGVVQEFAPERMNLLGSTSTDWRDAVQRNGVGQEHQFAVAGSGDNMNYRLSLGYLDQEGVLRGSSTERLSGALNYNHRLFANRLNVRATVRGARTKDQFTPGGVLGAATVFDPTQPIRNAQGGWFEQPSSLPLAPNNPVAELALALDDGTTYRSIGSLEAQYRLPFLEQIAATLRIGYDAAQSERRGFLPSTLQAQIENRTTCSRGASDPPCPTGQISRSTPDENTGVIDAFANYTSRIARWNSDIDATAGYSYESTHAESPFFQARGLSTDLLGPNGVPSAQEVVSRLSVRDNKLASFFGRVNYTLADRYLLTLSVRRDGSSRFAPGNQWGTFPAAALAWRVSDEGFMDNVEWVSDLKLRGSWGVNGNQAIGDYLWVPDYRYGDAFTRVQFGNEFVTTIRPTAVDPDIKWEETTSYNLGLDYGLFNDRLTGAVEYYHKDTDDLIFRVPVAAGTYVSNFVTTNVGSVRNQGVEFSINARVLDGGRDGFRYDASFNAARNHNELLRVNAGSGSQTIEVGDIAGGQGSRIQVLQPGNPINSFFVYHHNRDSRGRPVYSDVNGDGTLDDLDLYQDRNEDGKITQDDRAAFRSPAPEWLFGHTSQFGFRSLDLSFTLRANLGNYVYNNQASNQGYYNALKNAGGLTNLHASVLEYGFMAPQFFSDVYVEDASFLRMDNVTLGWTLPVVRGVQRARVYGTVQNAFTVTGYSGVDPTAGLNGIDNNIYPRSRTFSAGVSLGF
- a CDS encoding alpha/beta hydrolase-fold protein, which encodes MKGSGSAARIAAAALLLAAAPASAQLTLRVAVPATTPADAPVYVAGSFNGWNPAAPAYRLHAAEGAYTLTLTLPDEVRGPVSFKFTRGSWDAAEADSAGGDAPNRTFTVPATGAATYTGAVAAWVNPATRAPRRSTASRSVSVLNTAFAIPQLGRTRRVWIYLPPDYASSTDSFPVLYMHDGQNLFDAATSFAGEWGVDEALDSLRAAGDPGVIVVGVDNGGARRLDEYSPWRNTRYGGGEGEAYADFLASTLKPFIDSHYRTRPERENTGVMGSSMGGLISLYAALRHPEVFGRAGVFSPAFWFAPQIYALPRAAPGPKPRIYMVTGEREGDTPLIYANDHRRMADSLAAAGFPAADVYAGLRADGEHAEWFWRREFPAAYRWLFARPSAGPSR